A window of the Streptomyces sp. JB150 genome harbors these coding sequences:
- a CDS encoding C40 family peptidase, whose translation MASHRRPKQPSRARVTVLTTAAAAAVALGTQAANAAPAEKPSKDEVKAKVDKLYEQAEQATEKYNGAKEKQEKLQKEISTIQDNVARGQEEVNELREGLGSMASAQYRSGGLDPSLQLLLSADPDDYLDKASTLDQLSAQQVEALKEIQEKQRELAQQRAEASEKLKDLSSTRTELGEKKKEVQAKLAEAQKLLNTLTAAEKAALQEEEERASRDSGRQALTDPAASASASASGRAGAAYAAAQTKIGSPYVYGATGPSSFDCSGLTSWAYAQAGVSIPRTSEAQANIGTRIYSQSDLQVGDLVFFFNDLHHVGLYAGNGQVLHAPRTGTVVRYESFSTMGGPFMWGVRV comes from the coding sequence GTGGCGTCCCACCGTCGACCCAAGCAGCCCAGTCGCGCCCGTGTGACCGTGCTGACCACCGCAGCAGCCGCTGCCGTCGCCCTCGGCACCCAGGCCGCCAACGCGGCACCGGCCGAGAAGCCGAGCAAGGACGAGGTGAAGGCGAAGGTCGACAAGCTCTACGAGCAGGCGGAGCAGGCCACCGAGAAGTACAACGGCGCCAAGGAGAAGCAGGAGAAGCTCCAGAAGGAGATCTCCACGATCCAGGACAACGTCGCCCGCGGCCAGGAAGAGGTCAACGAGCTGCGCGAGGGCCTGGGTTCGATGGCCAGCGCCCAGTACCGCTCCGGCGGCCTCGACCCCTCGCTCCAGCTGCTGCTCTCCGCCGACCCGGACGACTACCTGGACAAGGCCTCCACGCTCGACCAGCTGAGCGCCCAGCAGGTCGAGGCGCTCAAGGAGATCCAGGAGAAGCAGCGCGAGCTCGCCCAGCAGCGCGCCGAGGCCTCCGAGAAGCTCAAGGACCTCTCCTCCACCCGCACCGAACTGGGTGAGAAGAAGAAGGAAGTCCAGGCCAAGCTCGCCGAGGCGCAGAAGCTGCTGAACACCCTGACCGCCGCGGAGAAGGCGGCGCTCCAGGAGGAGGAGGAGCGGGCCAGCCGCGACAGCGGCCGCCAGGCCCTCACCGACCCCGCCGCCTCCGCCTCGGCCTCGGCATCGGGCCGGGCCGGCGCGGCCTACGCCGCCGCCCAGACCAAGATCGGCTCGCCGTACGTCTACGGCGCCACCGGCCCGTCCTCCTTCGACTGCTCGGGCCTGACCTCCTGGGCCTACGCCCAGGCCGGCGTCTCCATCCCGCGTACCTCCGAGGCGCAGGCCAACATCGGCACCCGCATCTACTCGCAGAGCGACCTCCAGGTCGGCGACCTCGTCTTCTTCTTCAACGACCTGCACCACGTCGGTCTCTACGCGGGCAACGGGCAGGTCCTCCACGCCCCGCGCACCGGCACGGTCGTCCGCTACGAGTCCTTCAGCACGATGGGCGGCCCCTTCATGTGGGGCGTCCGCGTCTGA
- a CDS encoding C40 family peptidase, translated as MGSHRRQAPSSGLDRGATVAVSLLSAAAAVLGAVPALAAPPDDTRAEVDRLYAEAEKATEAYNEADERADELRAEVGRAQDRIARQQERVNTLREALGSLAGAQYRSGGVDPSLALLFSEDPQDYLDKAAVLDRISVRQAGRLKDLQSALRGLGQQRAEAAETLAELEQSRKAVAAHKRAVERKLAEARALLNSLPDEERAAYDRASRSGRDDMPGLTGAAPASGRAAAAVAAARSALGKPYVWGAAGPGGFDCSGLMQWSYAQAGVSLPRTSQAQRAAGRQVPLSQARPGDLVTYRSDASHVGMYVGNGQVIHAPYPGAPVRYDPVGMMPVSAVTRV; from the coding sequence GTGGGGTCCCATCGCCGCCAGGCACCGTCGTCCGGTCTCGACCGCGGCGCTACCGTCGCGGTCTCTCTGCTCTCGGCCGCGGCGGCCGTGCTCGGCGCCGTCCCGGCCCTGGCCGCGCCGCCTGACGACACCCGCGCCGAGGTCGACCGTCTCTACGCGGAGGCCGAGAAGGCCACCGAGGCGTACAACGAGGCCGACGAACGCGCCGACGAGCTGCGCGCCGAGGTCGGCCGCGCCCAGGACCGGATCGCCCGCCAGCAGGAGCGCGTCAACACCCTGCGGGAGGCGCTGGGCTCGCTGGCCGGCGCCCAGTACCGCTCCGGCGGCGTCGACCCGTCGCTGGCCCTGCTGTTCTCCGAGGACCCGCAGGACTACCTCGACAAGGCCGCCGTCCTCGACCGGATCAGCGTCCGGCAGGCCGGCCGGCTCAAGGACCTGCAGAGCGCCCTGCGCGGCCTGGGCCAGCAGCGCGCCGAGGCCGCCGAGACCCTCGCCGAACTGGAGCAGAGCCGCAAGGCCGTCGCCGCCCACAAGCGCGCCGTGGAGCGCAAGCTCGCCGAGGCCCGCGCCCTGCTGAACTCCCTGCCCGACGAGGAACGCGCCGCCTACGACCGGGCCTCCCGCTCCGGCCGTGACGACATGCCCGGCCTCACCGGCGCCGCCCCCGCCTCCGGCCGCGCCGCCGCCGCGGTCGCCGCCGCCCGCTCCGCGCTCGGCAAGCCGTACGTGTGGGGCGCGGCCGGGCCCGGCGGCTTCGACTGCTCCGGCCTGATGCAGTGGTCGTACGCGCAGGCCGGGGTCTCGCTGCCGCGCACCTCGCAGGCGCAGCGGGCGGCCGGGCGGCAGGTCCCGCTCTCCCAGGCCCGGCCCGGCGACCTCGTCACCTACCGCTCCGACGCCAGCCACGTCGGCATGTACGTCGGCAACGGGCAGGTCATCCACGCGCCCTACCCCGGCGCGCCGGTGCGCTACGACCCGGTCGGGATGATGCCGGTCTCGGCGGTCACCCGGGTCTGA
- a CDS encoding glycosyltransferase family 87 protein — MDRTHGRRRLAGLLGTWALTRLLLLLFVFKVYVFPGPDVTSDISVIYQGWYEVLRGGTFPLDDVTWQYPPAAALAVLSPALLPWLDYAHAFFVLACLADLVTLVLLRSAGGRPGRTPRGAWVWVAGVPLLGPTVYARYDVMVTAVAVAALLAGARHPRLMGALAAFGALLKVWPVLLLVAARRRAPWASAAITAGLVAALFALAMPGAFAFLTFQRDRGTEVESLGALVFHVARHFGWNGQVLLNYGSVEFLGPYVEVVSTAALALTGAAFAWLLLWRLLAVRFQPHTLADAAFVAVLLFTTTSRVISPQYLVWLVGLGAVCLCFRASPMRLPVGLVLAASFVTVLEFPVWFSHVVASDGTGITLLVVRNGLLVAATVTAARALWRTTASRPPGQSPVPAQATRARQPTTSA, encoded by the coding sequence GTGGACAGGACACACGGCCGGCGGCGCCTCGCGGGGCTGCTGGGGACATGGGCCCTGACCCGGCTGCTCCTGCTGCTGTTCGTCTTCAAGGTGTACGTCTTCCCGGGTCCCGACGTCACCAGCGACATCTCGGTGATCTACCAGGGCTGGTACGAGGTCCTGCGCGGTGGAACGTTCCCGCTGGACGACGTCACCTGGCAGTACCCGCCCGCCGCCGCGCTCGCCGTGCTCTCCCCCGCGCTGCTGCCCTGGCTGGACTACGCGCACGCCTTCTTCGTCCTGGCCTGCCTCGCCGACCTGGTCACGCTCGTCCTGCTGCGGTCCGCGGGCGGCCGGCCGGGCCGGACCCCGCGCGGCGCCTGGGTGTGGGTCGCGGGGGTGCCGCTGCTCGGGCCGACCGTCTACGCCCGCTACGACGTGATGGTCACCGCCGTCGCGGTGGCCGCGCTGCTCGCGGGCGCCCGGCACCCGCGGCTGATGGGCGCGCTGGCCGCGTTCGGGGCGCTGCTGAAGGTGTGGCCGGTGCTGCTGCTGGTCGCCGCGCGCAGGCGGGCCCCGTGGGCCTCGGCGGCCATCACGGCGGGCCTCGTCGCCGCGCTGTTCGCGCTCGCCATGCCCGGTGCCTTCGCCTTCCTGACCTTCCAGCGCGACCGCGGCACCGAGGTGGAGTCGCTGGGCGCGCTGGTCTTCCACGTGGCCCGGCACTTCGGTTGGAACGGGCAGGTGCTGCTCAACTACGGCTCGGTGGAGTTCCTCGGCCCCTACGTCGAGGTGGTCAGCACGGCCGCGCTCGCGCTGACCGGCGCGGCGTTCGCCTGGCTGCTGCTGTGGCGGCTGCTGGCGGTGCGGTTCCAGCCGCACACCCTGGCGGACGCGGCGTTCGTGGCGGTGCTGCTGTTCACCACCACCAGCCGGGTGATCAGCCCGCAGTACCTGGTGTGGCTGGTCGGGCTGGGGGCGGTCTGCCTGTGCTTCCGGGCGAGCCCGATGCGGCTGCCGGTCGGCCTGGTCCTCGCGGCGTCCTTCGTGACGGTGCTGGAGTTCCCCGTCTGGTTCTCGCACGTCGTGGCGAGCGACGGCACCGGGATCACCCTGCTCGTCGTCCGCAACGGGCTGCTGGTCGCCGCGACCGTCACCGCGGCCCGCGCGCTGTGGCGCACCACGGCGTCCCGCCCGCCCGGCCAGTCCCCCGTCCCCGCCCAGGCCACCCGCGCCAGGCAACCCACGACCTCCGCCTGA
- a CDS encoding glycosyltransferase family 4 protein, with translation MRKTLIVTNDFPPRPGGIQAFLHNMALRLDPGRLVVYASTWKRGREGREATAAFDAEQPFTVVRDSTTMLLPTPAATRRAVGLLREHGCTSVWFGAAAPLGLMAPALRRAGAERLVATTHGHEAGWAQLPAARQLLRRIGEGTDTLTYLGEYTRSRIASALTPEAAARMVQLPPGVDEKTFHPESGGAEVRARLGLTDRPVVVCVSRLVRRKGQDTLIQAMPRILAKEPDTVLLIVGGGPYDKDLRRLAHETGVAASVRFTGAVPWAELPAHYGAGDVFAMPCRTRRGGLDVEGLGIVYLEASATGLPVVAGDSGGAPDAVLDGETGWVVRGGDPAQAADRITTLLGDAELRRRMGERGRQWVEEKWRWDLLAENLKALL, from the coding sequence ATGCGCAAGACCCTCATCGTGACGAACGACTTCCCGCCCCGCCCGGGCGGCATCCAGGCGTTCCTGCACAACATGGCCCTCCGCCTCGACCCCGGCCGGCTGGTCGTCTACGCCTCCACCTGGAAGCGCGGCCGCGAGGGCAGGGAGGCGACGGCCGCGTTCGACGCGGAACAGCCCTTCACCGTCGTACGGGACAGCACGACCATGCTGCTGCCGACCCCCGCCGCCACCCGGCGGGCCGTCGGGCTGCTGCGCGAGCACGGCTGTACGTCGGTCTGGTTCGGCGCCGCGGCACCGCTCGGGCTGATGGCGCCCGCGCTGCGCCGGGCCGGCGCCGAGCGCCTGGTGGCCACCACCCACGGGCACGAGGCCGGCTGGGCCCAGCTGCCCGCCGCCCGGCAGCTGCTGCGCCGGATCGGCGAGGGCACGGACACCCTGACCTACCTCGGCGAGTACACCCGCTCGCGGATCGCCTCGGCGCTCACCCCCGAGGCCGCCGCGCGCATGGTGCAGCTGCCGCCCGGCGTCGACGAGAAGACCTTCCACCCGGAGTCGGGTGGCGCCGAGGTGCGGGCCCGGCTCGGCCTCACCGACCGCCCGGTCGTCGTCTGCGTCTCCCGGCTGGTGCGGCGCAAGGGCCAGGACACCCTCATCCAGGCCATGCCGCGCATCCTCGCCAAGGAGCCGGACACGGTGCTGCTGATCGTCGGCGGCGGCCCCTACGACAAGGACCTGCGCCGCCTCGCCCACGAGACCGGCGTCGCCGCGTCCGTGCGCTTCACCGGGGCCGTGCCCTGGGCGGAGCTGCCCGCGCACTACGGCGCCGGCGACGTCTTCGCCATGCCCTGCCGTACCCGGCGCGGCGGGCTCGACGTCGAGGGCCTCGGCATCGTCTACCTGGAGGCCTCCGCGACCGGGCTGCCCGTCGTCGCCGGCGACTCCGGCGGCGCGCCCGACGCCGTCCTCGACGGCGAGACCGGCTGGGTGGTCCGCGGCGGCGACCCCGCCCAGGCCGCCGACCGCATCACCACCCTCCTCGGCGACGCGGAGCTGCGCCGCAGGATGGGCGAGCGCGGCCGGCAATGGGTCGAGGAGAAGTGGCGCTGGGACCTGCTGGCGGAGAACTTGAAAGCCCTGCTGTAA
- a CDS encoding AMP-dependent synthetase/ligase has product MREFSLPALYEVPSDGNLTDIVRRNAAQHPEVAVIARKVGGAWQDVTATAFLAEVRAAAKGLIAAGVQPGDRVGLMSRTRYEWTLLDFAIWSAGAVTVPVYETSSPEQVRWILSDSGATACVVELDTHAAAVESVRESLPALKHVWQIEAGGVEELGRLGQDVSDETVEERSSLAKADDPATIVYTSGTTGRPKGCVLTHRSFFAECGNVVERLRPLFRTGECSVLLFLPLAHVFGRLVQVAPMMAPIKLGCVPDIKNLTDELASFRPTLILGVPRVFEKVYNAARAKAQADGKGKIFDKAADTAIAYSKALDTPSGPSLGLRLRHFVFDKLVYGKLRAVLGGRGEYAISGGAPLGERLGHFFRGIGFTVLEGYGLTESCAATAFNPWDRQKIGTVGQPLPGSVVRIADDGEVLLHGEHLFKEYWNNPGATEEALEDGWFHTGDLGTLDEDGYLRITGRKKEILVTAGGKNVAPAVIEDRIRAHALVAECMVVGDGRPFVGALITIDEEFLGRWAAEHGKPAGSTAASLREDADLLAAIQAAVDDGNAAVSKAESVRKFRILPSQFTEDSGHLTPSLKLKRNVVAKDFAEEIEAIYAK; this is encoded by the coding sequence TTGCGCGAGTTCAGCCTTCCGGCTTTGTACGAGGTCCCCTCGGACGGCAATCTGACCGACATCGTCCGCAGAAACGCCGCGCAGCACCCCGAGGTCGCCGTCATCGCCCGCAAGGTGGGCGGGGCCTGGCAGGACGTGACCGCGACGGCGTTCCTCGCCGAGGTCCGGGCCGCCGCCAAGGGCCTCATCGCGGCCGGCGTGCAGCCCGGCGACCGGGTGGGCCTGATGTCCCGCACCCGCTACGAGTGGACGCTGCTCGACTTCGCCATCTGGAGCGCGGGCGCCGTCACCGTACCGGTGTACGAGACCAGCTCGCCGGAGCAGGTGCGGTGGATCCTCAGCGACTCGGGCGCCACCGCCTGCGTCGTCGAACTCGACACGCACGCCGCCGCCGTCGAGTCGGTGCGCGAGTCGCTGCCCGCCCTCAAGCACGTCTGGCAGATCGAGGCCGGCGGCGTGGAGGAGCTGGGACGGCTCGGGCAGGACGTCAGCGACGAGACGGTCGAGGAGCGCAGCTCGCTCGCCAAGGCCGACGACCCGGCGACCATCGTCTACACCTCCGGCACCACCGGCCGCCCCAAGGGCTGTGTGCTCACCCACCGCAGCTTCTTCGCGGAGTGCGGCAACGTCGTGGAACGGCTGCGCCCGCTGTTCCGCACCGGCGAGTGCTCGGTGCTGCTGTTCCTCCCCCTCGCGCACGTCTTCGGCCGGCTGGTGCAGGTCGCCCCGATGATGGCGCCGATCAAGCTGGGCTGCGTCCCGGACATCAAGAACCTCACCGACGAGCTGGCCTCGTTCCGCCCGACGCTGATCCTGGGCGTGCCGCGGGTCTTCGAGAAGGTCTACAACGCGGCCCGCGCCAAGGCGCAGGCGGACGGCAAGGGCAAGATCTTCGACAAGGCGGCCGACACCGCGATCGCGTACAGCAAGGCGCTGGACACCCCGTCCGGCCCGTCGCTGGGCCTGAGGCTGCGGCACTTCGTCTTCGACAAGCTGGTGTACGGCAAGCTGCGCGCGGTGCTCGGCGGGCGCGGCGAGTACGCCATCTCCGGCGGCGCCCCGCTCGGCGAGCGCCTCGGCCACTTCTTCCGCGGCATCGGCTTCACGGTCCTGGAGGGCTACGGCCTGACCGAGTCCTGTGCGGCCACCGCGTTCAACCCGTGGGACCGGCAGAAGATCGGCACGGTCGGGCAGCCGCTGCCGGGCTCCGTGGTGCGCATCGCGGACGACGGCGAGGTGCTGCTGCACGGCGAGCACCTGTTCAAGGAGTACTGGAACAACCCGGGCGCCACCGAGGAGGCCCTGGAGGACGGCTGGTTCCACACCGGCGACCTCGGCACCCTCGACGAGGACGGCTATCTGCGGATCACCGGCCGCAAGAAGGAGATCCTGGTCACCGCGGGCGGCAAGAACGTCGCCCCGGCCGTGATCGAGGACCGGATCCGGGCGCACGCGCTGGTCGCCGAGTGCATGGTGGTCGGCGACGGGCGGCCGTTCGTGGGCGCGCTCATCACGATCGACGAGGAGTTCCTCGGCCGCTGGGCCGCCGAGCACGGCAAGCCGGCCGGGTCCACCGCGGCGTCGCTGCGCGAGGACGCGGATCTGCTGGCCGCGATCCAGGCGGCGGTGGACGACGGCAACGCGGCGGTGTCGAAGGCGGAGTCGGTGCGGAAGTTCCGGATCCTGCCGTCCCAGTTCACCGAGGACTCGGGGCACTTGACGCCGTCGCTGAAGCTGAAGCGGAACGTGGTGGCGAAGGACTTCGCCGAGGAGATCGAGGCGATCTACGCGAAGTAG
- a CDS encoding metallophosphoesterase, whose translation MSPTPAGNRGKRTHRVHVVSDVHGNATDLARAGEGADALICLGDLILFLDYAVPARGIFPDLFGAENARRLIALRTARRFDEARDLGTRLWAGIDGDRAEVVEQAVRAQYTELFAAFPTPTYATYGNVDMPRLWQEYARPGTTVLDGERAEIGGRVFGFVGGGLRTPMRTPFEISDEEYAAKIEAVGEVDVLCTHIPPEVPELVYDTVARRFERGSRALLEAIRRTRPRYALFGHVHQPLVRRMRIGATECVNVGHFASTGRPWALEW comes from the coding sequence ATGTCACCCACACCGGCCGGAAACCGCGGGAAGCGCACCCACCGCGTCCACGTCGTGAGCGACGTGCACGGCAACGCGACGGACCTGGCGCGGGCCGGCGAGGGCGCCGACGCCCTGATCTGCCTCGGCGACCTCATCCTCTTCCTCGACTACGCCGTCCCCGCCCGCGGCATCTTCCCCGACCTGTTCGGCGCCGAGAACGCCCGCCGGCTGATCGCCCTGCGCACCGCCCGCCGCTTCGACGAGGCCCGCGACCTGGGCACCCGGCTGTGGGCGGGGATCGACGGGGACCGGGCGGAGGTCGTCGAACAGGCCGTGCGCGCCCAGTACACCGAACTGTTCGCCGCCTTCCCGACCCCGACGTACGCCACGTACGGCAACGTCGACATGCCCCGCCTGTGGCAGGAGTACGCCCGCCCCGGCACCACCGTCCTCGACGGCGAACGGGCCGAGATCGGCGGCCGCGTCTTCGGCTTCGTCGGCGGCGGCCTGCGCACGCCCATGCGCACACCGTTCGAGATCAGCGACGAGGAGTACGCCGCGAAGATCGAGGCGGTCGGCGAGGTGGACGTGCTGTGCACCCACATCCCGCCGGAGGTCCCGGAGCTGGTCTACGACACCGTCGCCCGCCGCTTCGAACGCGGCAGCCGGGCGCTGCTGGAGGCGATACGCCGCACCCGGCCGCGCTACGCCCTGTTCGGCCACGTCCACCAGCCGCTGGTGCGGCGGATGCGGATCGGGGCGACGGAGTGCGTGAACGTGGGGCACTTCGCGAGCACGGGACGGCCGTGGGCGCTGGAGTGGTGA
- a CDS encoding SRPBCC family protein yields the protein MAEHTSSSTTIEAAPADVMAVIADFARYPDWTGEVKEAEVLKTDEQGRAEQVRLVMDAGAIKDDQTLAYTWTGDHEVSWTLVKSQMLRSLDGSYLLKPTAAGTTEVTYQLTVDVKIPMLGMIKRKAEKVIIDRALAGLKKRVESAAK from the coding sequence ATGGCGGAACACACCAGCTCGAGCACCACGATCGAGGCGGCACCGGCCGACGTCATGGCGGTCATCGCCGACTTCGCCCGCTACCCGGACTGGACCGGCGAGGTGAAGGAGGCGGAGGTCCTCAAGACCGACGAGCAGGGCCGCGCCGAGCAGGTCCGGCTGGTCATGGACGCGGGCGCGATCAAGGACGACCAGACGCTGGCATACACCTGGACCGGCGACCACGAGGTGTCCTGGACCCTCGTCAAGTCCCAGATGCTGCGCTCCCTCGACGGCTCCTACCTGCTGAAGCCCACCGCCGCGGGCACCACCGAGGTCACCTACCAGCTCACCGTCGACGTCAAGATCCCGATGCTCGGCATGATCAAGCGCAAGGCGGAGAAGGTCATCATCGACCGGGCGCTGGCCGGACTGAAGAAGCGGGTGGAGTCGGCGGCGAAGTAG
- a CDS encoding ArsA family ATPase translates to MRTILITGPGGSGRTTTAAATALRAAREGARTLVLGTDRTDTLGAALGTPTGPAPTRVADRLTAWRPDATTAFRTDFAALQDRASAALDLLGANRLDAEEVTPLPGAGELTVLRALRDAVLAEAHDLVVVDLPPADQALALLSLPGELRRYLRRLLPPERQAARALRPVLGRLAGVPMPAEWLYETAARWDTELAAVEAVLADRHTHVRLVAEPTPAAADAVRSAVLGLALRGRRPDALVASRVLPEAEAEAGSWLAGLVAQQRKILEEWQDAHDVRPVPHLGRDPRGADDLAALPVPGAAAGPSLTEWPVTDRLAEDGVLVWHIPLPGAARDELDLIRRGDELVLTAGPFRRIVPLPSALRRCTVEGAALREGELRIRFTPDPALWPAAR, encoded by the coding sequence ATGCGCACCATCCTGATCACAGGCCCCGGCGGCTCAGGCCGCACCACCACCGCCGCCGCCACCGCGCTCCGGGCCGCCCGCGAGGGCGCCCGCACCCTCGTGCTCGGCACCGACCGCACCGACACCCTCGGCGCCGCCCTCGGCACCCCCACCGGCCCGGCCCCCACCCGCGTCGCCGACCGTCTCACCGCCTGGCGCCCCGACGCCACCACCGCCTTCCGCACCGACTTCGCCGCCCTCCAGGACCGCGCGTCCGCCGCGCTCGACCTCCTCGGCGCGAACCGCCTGGACGCGGAAGAGGTCACCCCGCTGCCCGGCGCCGGGGAACTCACCGTGCTGCGCGCCCTGCGCGACGCGGTCCTCGCCGAGGCCCACGACCTGGTCGTCGTGGACCTCCCGCCCGCCGACCAGGCCCTCGCCCTCCTCTCCCTCCCCGGGGAGCTGCGCCGCTACCTGCGCCGTCTGCTGCCCCCGGAACGCCAGGCGGCCCGCGCCCTGCGCCCCGTCCTCGGCCGGCTCGCCGGTGTCCCCATGCCCGCGGAGTGGCTGTACGAGACGGCCGCCCGCTGGGACACCGAACTGGCCGCCGTCGAGGCCGTCCTCGCCGACCGCCACACCCACGTACGGCTGGTCGCCGAGCCCACCCCGGCCGCCGCCGACGCCGTCCGCTCCGCCGTCCTCGGCCTCGCCCTGCGCGGCCGCCGTCCGGACGCCCTGGTCGCCTCCCGCGTGCTCCCCGAGGCGGAGGCGGAAGCGGGCAGCTGGCTCGCCGGACTCGTCGCCCAGCAGCGCAAGATCCTGGAGGAGTGGCAGGACGCCCACGACGTACGGCCCGTCCCGCACCTGGGCCGCGACCCGCGCGGCGCCGACGACCTGGCCGCGCTGCCCGTGCCGGGCGCCGCCGCCGGGCCGTCCCTGACCGAGTGGCCCGTCACCGACCGCCTCGCCGAGGACGGCGTCCTCGTCTGGCACATCCCGCTGCCCGGCGCCGCCCGCGACGAGCTCGACCTCATCCGCCGCGGCGACGAACTCGTCCTCACCGCCGGACCGTTCCGCCGCATCGTCCCCCTCCCCTCCGCCCTGCGCCGCTGCACCGTCGAGGGCGCCGCCCTGCGCGAGGGCGAACTGCGCATCCGTTTCACCCCGGACCCGGCTTTGTGGCCGGCGGCCCGGTGA
- a CDS encoding DUF5304 domain-containing protein, with protein sequence MSEERPSHDAARDQAPDDQRSPGDPDAWATACAEDLEAEKARRRDRRTPPPGSAAEELRKFVDTALDKLAGLQSPLLGAVGGPAAQQVVQQVVEQAKAAVEPVIERNPDVFDHLAAAGQELLAAYRSAVQAQERRWTGGTADVPRTPGSEGTGKPDGTDGTEGPSDHRRDPGEDSGPGQRIDLD encoded by the coding sequence ATGAGCGAAGAGCGCCCCAGCCACGACGCGGCTCGGGACCAGGCGCCCGACGACCAGCGCTCGCCGGGCGACCCCGACGCCTGGGCGACCGCCTGCGCCGAGGACCTGGAGGCCGAGAAGGCCCGCCGCCGGGACCGGCGGACGCCGCCGCCCGGCTCCGCCGCCGAGGAGCTGCGCAAGTTCGTCGACACCGCCCTGGACAAGCTGGCCGGACTCCAGTCGCCGCTGCTCGGAGCGGTCGGCGGACCCGCCGCCCAGCAGGTGGTGCAGCAGGTCGTCGAGCAGGCCAAGGCGGCCGTCGAACCGGTCATCGAACGCAACCCGGACGTCTTCGACCACCTGGCCGCCGCCGGCCAGGAACTCCTCGCCGCCTACCGCTCCGCCGTCCAGGCCCAGGAGCGCCGCTGGACCGGCGGCACCGCGGACGTGCCGCGCACTCCGGGCAGCGAGGGCACCGGAAAGCCGGACGGGACGGACGGGACCGAAGGCCCCTCCGACCACCGCCGCGACCCCGGTGAGGACAGCGGTCCGGGACAACGCATCGACCTCGACTAG
- a CDS encoding ROK family glucokinase produces MGLTIGVDIGGTKIAAGVVDEEGNILSTHKVPTPGTPEGIVDAIASAVEGARAGHEITGVGIGAAGYVNRQRSTVYFAPNIDWRNEPLKEKVEARVGLPVVVENDANAAAWGEYKFGAGKGHRNVICITLGTGLGGGIIIGNKLRRGHFGVAAEFGHIRMVPDGLLCGCGSQGCWEQYASGRALVRYAKQRANATPERAEVLLSLGDGTPDGIEGKHISMAARQGDPVAVDSYRELARWAGAGLADLASLFDPSAFIVGGGLSDEGELVLDPIRKSYKRWLVGGNWRPVADVIAAQLGNKAGLVGAADLAREPDPIM; encoded by the coding sequence ATGGGACTCACCATCGGCGTCGACATCGGCGGCACGAAGATCGCGGCCGGCGTGGTCGACGAGGAAGGCAACATCCTCTCGACTCACAAGGTGCCGACCCCGGGCACGCCCGAGGGCATCGTGGACGCGATCGCCTCGGCGGTGGAGGGTGCGCGCGCGGGGCACGAGATCACCGGCGTGGGCATCGGCGCCGCCGGCTACGTCAACCGCCAGCGCTCGACGGTCTACTTCGCACCGAACATCGACTGGCGCAACGAGCCGCTGAAGGAGAAGGTCGAGGCGCGCGTGGGCCTCCCGGTCGTCGTCGAGAACGACGCCAACGCGGCCGCCTGGGGCGAGTACAAGTTCGGCGCGGGCAAGGGCCACCGCAACGTCATCTGCATCACCCTCGGCACCGGCCTCGGCGGCGGCATCATCATCGGCAACAAGCTGCGCCGCGGCCACTTCGGCGTGGCCGCCGAGTTCGGCCACATCCGGATGGTGCCGGACGGCCTGCTGTGCGGCTGCGGCTCGCAGGGCTGCTGGGAGCAGTACGCCTCCGGCCGCGCCCTCGTCCGCTACGCCAAGCAGCGCGCCAACGCCACCCCGGAGCGCGCCGAGGTGCTGCTCTCGCTCGGCGACGGCACCCCCGACGGCATCGAGGGCAAGCACATCTCCATGGCCGCCCGCCAGGGCGACCCGGTCGCCGTGGACTCCTACCGCGAGCTGGCCCGCTGGGCCGGCGCCGGCCTCGCCGACCTCGCGTCGCTGTTCGACCCCTCCGCGTTCATCGTCGGCGGCGGTCTGTCGGACGAGGGCGAGCTGGTGCTCGACCCGATCCGCAAGTCGTACAAGCGGTGGCTGGTGGGCGGCAACTGGCGTCCGGTCGCCGACGTGATCGCCGCGCAGCTGGGGAACAAGGCGGGGCTGGTGGGCGCGGCCGACCTGGCCCGGGAGCCCGACCCGATCATGTGA